From Candidatus Neomarinimicrobiota bacterium, a single genomic window includes:
- a CDS encoding GIY-YIG nuclease family protein has translation MWYLYIIYSNKIDRYYVGITENLNLRLERHNLGWGRYTKRGIPWVMVHSEKFPTKANALKREHEIKKHKSRTYIERLSNK, from the coding sequence ATGTGGTATTTATACATTATTTACTCAAACAAGATTGACCGTTACTATGTTGGTATTACAGAAAATCTAAATTTACGATTAGAAAGGCACAACCTGGGTTGGGGAAGATACACAAAACGTGGTATACCGTGGGTCATGGTACACTCTGAAAAATTTCCTACGAAAGCTAATGCCCTCAAGCGTGAACATGAAATAAAAAAGCATAAAAGCAGAACATATATTGAAAGACTGTCAAATAAATAA
- a CDS encoding DUF3098 domain-containing protein, with translation MAKRKSAKRRTAGSEIPYGKRNYQIFFAGLAFIIIGYILMWNSEVYSQQALTVSILFLTVGYVILIPLAIIYIGNKKQQNETS, from the coding sequence ATGGCAAAAAGAAAATCTGCAAAAAGGAGAACGGCAGGAAGCGAAATCCCCTACGGGAAACGGAATTATCAGATTTTTTTCGCGGGGCTTGCGTTTATAATCATCGGATATATACTGATGTGGAATTCCGAGGTTTACAGCCAGCAAGCATTAACGGTTTCTATTCTGTTCCTGACAGTAGGCTATGTGATTTTGATTCCGCTTGCGATAATTTATATAGGAAATAAAAAGCAGCAAAACGAAACTTCTTAA
- a CDS encoding SIS domain-containing protein, with protein sequence MEFYEKYFRRLGDKLESVSTADLEEVVRLLQETSKAGKKIIIAGNGGSAAMASHVSVDLTKSAGIRSINFNESDLITCFANDYGYEEWIKKSIELYSDPGDSVILISSSGKSRNVINAAELSRKLNLKLITFSGFSSENELRKLGNINFWVDSDEYNVVEMTHHIWLLSIVDRIISEQA encoded by the coding sequence ATGGAATTTTACGAGAAATATTTTAGGAGGCTCGGCGATAAGCTCGAGAGCGTCAGCACAGCCGACCTCGAAGAGGTCGTACGGCTTTTGCAGGAGACTTCTAAAGCGGGTAAAAAGATAATAATAGCCGGTAACGGGGGGAGTGCGGCTATGGCGAGTCACGTCTCTGTCGACCTGACAAAAAGCGCTGGAATCAGATCTATTAATTTTAACGAATCAGACCTGATCACATGTTTTGCAAATGATTACGGCTATGAAGAATGGATTAAAAAGTCGATCGAATTATATTCTGATCCGGGTGACAGTGTGATTCTGATTTCAAGCAGCGGTAAATCCCGAAATGTTATCAACGCTGCTGAATTATCCAGGAAACTGAATCTTAAACTCATAACTTTCAGCGGCTTCAGCTCTGAAAATGAGCTCCGTAAATTAGGGAACATTAACTTCTGGGTCGACAGCGATGAGTATAACGTTGTCGAAATGACACACCATATATGGCTACTGTCAATAGTCGATAGAATCATATCCGAACAAGCATAA